The Brevinematia bacterium nucleotide sequence TCTTCAATTTCAACGAAGTACTTTATAAACTTTACATCTTTCCATATGTTCTCAGCGTAGTTTTTGATGTTTTCCTCCTTCACATATACGACTTTATAGATTTTATCAACGAAAAAGCACAATTTTTTCTCGTTTACTCTACAAACCACAAGGTTTTGTAAGATTAGCTCAGTCATCTGCGCTTTTTTTCCAAAGAGAATACTACTCAGGCTAAATACGGGAACTATTTCGCCTCTTATATTCACAAGGCCTATAGTAAATTCTGGAACTTTAGGAACCAAAAAGAACTCTTTCTGGGTTATTATCTCCACCACCTGATCTATCTCTATACCAAAGAA carries:
- a CDS encoding chemotaxis protein CheW, which translates into the protein MLKKGGGFPEKYSTKRKRILWKVTRVSFIISFRMISIIPITVNDRFFGIEIDQVVEIITQKEFFLVPKVPEFTIGLVNIRGEIVPVFSLSSILFGKKAQMTELILQNLVVCRVNEKKLCFFVDKIYKVVYVKEENIKNYAENIWKDVKFIKYFVEIEEFENLIGVLDVENIVNYIDNSNREFYKAVRR